One Helianthus annuus cultivar XRQ/B chromosome 12, HanXRQr2.0-SUNRISE, whole genome shotgun sequence genomic region harbors:
- the LOC110895064 gene encoding D-cysteine desulfhydrase 2, mitochondrial isoform X1, whose amino-acid sequence MKFILQRNPQISSVRHEFHSITPQVTCSSNSSSEEFMRKMLNRRWTLMNPDTKVHQIKVSSMQTQQHFGPFGKVTFSNNSNPLLGENVRKWHNDESSFYIVRDDLLHPLVNGNKARKLDALLPLVEDHSGTDMVTCGGCQSAHAAAVAVSCAERGLKAHLLLRGEQPQILTGYNLISVLYGNVTYVPRSIYANREEMLSSHANSIGGCVVRLNDLLNASTNHNSVKSNFLDTDDGQSLNSRKTVIVNEGAGDAIALPGLIRLVQYLSQDHIFGKDQPLKIIVDAGTGTTAVGLGIGALCLGLPWEVTAVMLADTIEGYKKKEESLISELCLSFNLPMMHNGLVNWVERQHPRKFGNVLKGEIEACQQIAQETGVLVDPIYTLAGWELASQLSQQERKGGAKVVMIHTGGTLGMFGLAQRYKSYF is encoded by the exons ATGAAGTTTATACTTCAAAGAAACCCTCAAATTTCATCTGTCAGACATGAATTTCACTCAATCACTCCTCAG GTCACCTGTAGTTCAAATTCGAGCAGTGAAGAGTTTATGCGGAAAATGTTGAATAGAAGATGGACGTTAATGAATCCCGACACCAAAGTTCACCAAATAAAGGTTTCTAGTATGCAAACTCAGCAGCATTTTGGACCATTTGGGAAAGTTACATTTTCTAACAACTCAAATCCTTTGTTGGGTGAGAATGTAAGAAAATGGCACAACGATGAGTCATCGTTTTATATCGTTCGTGATGATTTGTTGCATCCGCTTGTGAACGGTAACAAGGCGAGGAAACTCGATGCATTGCTTCCACTTGTTGAAGATCATTCAGGGACCGATATG GTCACATGTGGAGGTTGCCAAAGTGCACATGCTGCAGCTGTTG CGGTTTCTTGTGCAGAAAGGGGACTGAAGGCACATCTGCTTTTACGCGGAGAACAACCGCAAATTCTAACAGGGTACAATTTAATTTCCGTGTTATACGGAAATGTCACTTATGTTCCGAGATCTATATACGCTAACAGGGAAGAAATGCTATCGTCGCATGCCAATTCAATAGGCGGCTGTGTAGTACGCCTTAATGACTTACTTAACGCTTCCACAAATCATAACTCTGTGAAGTCAAACTTTCTAGATACAGATGATGGGCAGTCTTTAAATTCAAGAAAGACGGTAATCGTTAATGAAGGCGCAGGAGATGCCATTGCATTGCCAG GTTTGATTCGCCTTGTACAATACTTGTCACAAGATCATATTTTTGGAAAAGATCAGCCTCTGAAAATTATCGTAGATGCTGGTACTGGCACAACAGCTGTTGGTTTAGGAATCGGGGCCTTATGTTTAGG ACTCCCATGGGAAGTTACTGCGGTGATGCTGGCTGACACCATTGAAGGGTACAAAAAAAAGGAAGAAAGTTTAATATCCGAGTTATGTCTATCGTTTAACTTGCCTATGATGCATAATGGACTTGTAAACTGGGTAGAACGTCAGCATCCAAGAAA atttgggaatgtgttgaaaggGGAAATAGAAGCATGCCAACAAATTGCTCAAGAAACAGGTGTTTTAGTGGATCCAATATATACATTGGCTGGATGGGAGTTAGCAAGTCAACTTAGTCAACAGGAAAGAAAAGGGGGTGCAAAAGTTGTGATGATTCACACTGGCGGTACACTTGGCATGTTCGGCTTAGCTCAGCGATACAAGTCTTACTTCTAA
- the LOC110895064 gene encoding D-cysteine desulfhydrase 2, mitochondrial isoform X2 yields the protein MRKMLNRRWTLMNPDTKVHQIKVSSMQTQQHFGPFGKVTFSNNSNPLLGENVRKWHNDESSFYIVRDDLLHPLVNGNKARKLDALLPLVEDHSGTDMVTCGGCQSAHAAAVAVSCAERGLKAHLLLRGEQPQILTGYNLISVLYGNVTYVPRSIYANREEMLSSHANSIGGCVVRLNDLLNASTNHNSVKSNFLDTDDGQSLNSRKTVIVNEGAGDAIALPGLIRLVQYLSQDHIFGKDQPLKIIVDAGTGTTAVGLGIGALCLGLPWEVTAVMLADTIEGYKKKEESLISELCLSFNLPMMHNGLVNWVERQHPRKFGNVLKGEIEACQQIAQETGVLVDPIYTLAGWELASQLSQQERKGGAKVVMIHTGGTLGMFGLAQRYKSYF from the exons ATGCGGAAAATGTTGAATAGAAGATGGACGTTAATGAATCCCGACACCAAAGTTCACCAAATAAAGGTTTCTAGTATGCAAACTCAGCAGCATTTTGGACCATTTGGGAAAGTTACATTTTCTAACAACTCAAATCCTTTGTTGGGTGAGAATGTAAGAAAATGGCACAACGATGAGTCATCGTTTTATATCGTTCGTGATGATTTGTTGCATCCGCTTGTGAACGGTAACAAGGCGAGGAAACTCGATGCATTGCTTCCACTTGTTGAAGATCATTCAGGGACCGATATG GTCACATGTGGAGGTTGCCAAAGTGCACATGCTGCAGCTGTTG CGGTTTCTTGTGCAGAAAGGGGACTGAAGGCACATCTGCTTTTACGCGGAGAACAACCGCAAATTCTAACAGGGTACAATTTAATTTCCGTGTTATACGGAAATGTCACTTATGTTCCGAGATCTATATACGCTAACAGGGAAGAAATGCTATCGTCGCATGCCAATTCAATAGGCGGCTGTGTAGTACGCCTTAATGACTTACTTAACGCTTCCACAAATCATAACTCTGTGAAGTCAAACTTTCTAGATACAGATGATGGGCAGTCTTTAAATTCAAGAAAGACGGTAATCGTTAATGAAGGCGCAGGAGATGCCATTGCATTGCCAG GTTTGATTCGCCTTGTACAATACTTGTCACAAGATCATATTTTTGGAAAAGATCAGCCTCTGAAAATTATCGTAGATGCTGGTACTGGCACAACAGCTGTTGGTTTAGGAATCGGGGCCTTATGTTTAGG ACTCCCATGGGAAGTTACTGCGGTGATGCTGGCTGACACCATTGAAGGGTACAAAAAAAAGGAAGAAAGTTTAATATCCGAGTTATGTCTATCGTTTAACTTGCCTATGATGCATAATGGACTTGTAAACTGGGTAGAACGTCAGCATCCAAGAAA atttgggaatgtgttgaaaggGGAAATAGAAGCATGCCAACAAATTGCTCAAGAAACAGGTGTTTTAGTGGATCCAATATATACATTGGCTGGATGGGAGTTAGCAAGTCAACTTAGTCAACAGGAAAGAAAAGGGGGTGCAAAAGTTGTGATGATTCACACTGGCGGTACACTTGGCATGTTCGGCTTAGCTCAGCGATACAAGTCTTACTTCTAA
- the LOC110892954 gene encoding uncharacterized protein LOC110892954, with protein MALARVWSNNSTCPIVGNNQKSDGFWKEVCNKFHALMQKEPYRGVNSMGSKHREMNRKISVFCGHYNNAYSNRLSGASDESVSATAMAKYQTKEGSAFTYEGAWEIFKICAKWAPVPNEVARAKMSKTSGDGDSEIATPNWWRQNKKGSGSKKKEASTKNESPGESEVDKLISKLPELKEIQAGRLKSKEKEMQEVTDREDFKLMVTSIDSLPEKDKEVLQKMKARIAQKWGL; from the exons ATGGCGTTGGCAAGGGTGTGGAGCAATAACTCTACGTGTCCAATCGTAG gTAATAATCAAAAGTCGGATGGTTTTTGGAAAGAGGTTTGCAACAAATTTCATGCTTTGATGCAAAAAGAACCATACCGGGGAGTGAACTCAATGGGCTCAAAGCATCGAGAGATGAATAGGAAGATATCGGTGTTTTGTGGTCATTACAACAATGCTTATTCGAATCGGCTAAGTGGGGCGAGTGATGAATCGGTTTCTGCTACGGCCATGGCAAAATACCAGACAAAAGAAGGTAGTGCGTTCACATACGAAGGGGCTTGGGAAATCTTTAAAATTTGTGCCAAGTGGGCACCGGTTCCTAACGAGGTGGCAAGAGCAAAGATGTCTAAAACATCCGG CGATGGAGATTCCGAAATTGCAACGCCCAATTGGTGGAGACAAAATAAAAAAGGAAGCGGCAGCAAAAAAAAAGAGGCGTCGACAAAAAATGAATCTCCCGGTGAATCGGAGGTGGATAAGTTGATAAGCAAGCTCCCCGAATTAAAAGAAATACAAGCGGGGAGACTTAAGTCGAAAGAAAAAGAAATGCAAGAAGTGACTGATCGTGAAGACTTTAAGCTAATGGTGACAAGCATCGACTCGCTCCCGGAAAAAGACAAGGAAGTGTTGCAAAAAATGAAGGCGAGAATTGCTCAAAAATGGGGTCTATAA
- the LOC110895064 gene encoding D-cysteine desulfhydrase 2, mitochondrial isoform X3: protein MKFILQRNPQISSVRHEFHSITPQVTCSSNSSSEEFMRKMLNRRWTLMNPDTKVHQIKVSSMQTQQHFGPFGKVTFSNNSNPLLGENVRKWHNDESSFYIVRDDLLHPLVNGNKARKLDALLPLVEDHSGTDMVTCGGCQSAHAAAVAVSCAERGLKAHLLLRGEQPQILTGYNLISVLYGNVTYVPRSIYANREEMLSSHANSIGGCVVRLNDLLNASTNHNSVKSNFLDTDDGQSLNSRKTVIVNEGAGDAIALPGLIRLVQYLSQDHIFGKDQPLKIIVDAGTGTTAVGLGIGALCLGFGNVLKGEIEACQQIAQETGVLVDPIYTLAGWELASQLSQQERKGGAKVVMIHTGGTLGMFGLAQRYKSYF, encoded by the exons ATGAAGTTTATACTTCAAAGAAACCCTCAAATTTCATCTGTCAGACATGAATTTCACTCAATCACTCCTCAG GTCACCTGTAGTTCAAATTCGAGCAGTGAAGAGTTTATGCGGAAAATGTTGAATAGAAGATGGACGTTAATGAATCCCGACACCAAAGTTCACCAAATAAAGGTTTCTAGTATGCAAACTCAGCAGCATTTTGGACCATTTGGGAAAGTTACATTTTCTAACAACTCAAATCCTTTGTTGGGTGAGAATGTAAGAAAATGGCACAACGATGAGTCATCGTTTTATATCGTTCGTGATGATTTGTTGCATCCGCTTGTGAACGGTAACAAGGCGAGGAAACTCGATGCATTGCTTCCACTTGTTGAAGATCATTCAGGGACCGATATG GTCACATGTGGAGGTTGCCAAAGTGCACATGCTGCAGCTGTTG CGGTTTCTTGTGCAGAAAGGGGACTGAAGGCACATCTGCTTTTACGCGGAGAACAACCGCAAATTCTAACAGGGTACAATTTAATTTCCGTGTTATACGGAAATGTCACTTATGTTCCGAGATCTATATACGCTAACAGGGAAGAAATGCTATCGTCGCATGCCAATTCAATAGGCGGCTGTGTAGTACGCCTTAATGACTTACTTAACGCTTCCACAAATCATAACTCTGTGAAGTCAAACTTTCTAGATACAGATGATGGGCAGTCTTTAAATTCAAGAAAGACGGTAATCGTTAATGAAGGCGCAGGAGATGCCATTGCATTGCCAG GTTTGATTCGCCTTGTACAATACTTGTCACAAGATCATATTTTTGGAAAAGATCAGCCTCTGAAAATTATCGTAGATGCTGGTACTGGCACAACAGCTGTTGGTTTAGGAATCGGGGCCTTATGTTTAGG atttgggaatgtgttgaaaggGGAAATAGAAGCATGCCAACAAATTGCTCAAGAAACAGGTGTTTTAGTGGATCCAATATATACATTGGCTGGATGGGAGTTAGCAAGTCAACTTAGTCAACAGGAAAGAAAAGGGGGTGCAAAAGTTGTGATGATTCACACTGGCGGTACACTTGGCATGTTCGGCTTAGCTCAGCGATACAAGTCTTACTTCTAA
- the LOC110892956 gene encoding uncharacterized protein LOC110892956 — protein sequence MAQIIIEEEETSSERRTRQQCLNRDREVAHDSLMADYFAENPVYTKEMFRRKRGFTTLQKCTSAIRQLAYGTSSDVWDEMKMSDRTSRDSLYQFCKGVVKLYSTKYLRRPTNNDIIKLYHAHKSKHDFPGMLGSTDCMRNYPNAWRGQFTRCDHGHPTLILEVVASNDLWSDVFNDIINGTGPDSRFSVSGVEYKHECNLADGIYPTYAVIVKTIPYPEDEKRKKFAKCQESARC from the exons ATGGCACAAATAATTATAGAGGAGGAAGAAACCTCATCCGAACGGAGAACACGACAACAATGTTTAAATAGGGATCGTGAAG TTGCCCACGATAGCTTGATGGCCGATTACTTTGCCGAAAACCCGGTATACACAAAGGAAATGTTTAGGC GTAAAAGGGGATTTACCACTTTACAAAAGTGTACGTCGGCAATTCGCCAATTGGCTTACGGTACAAGTAGCGACGTGTGGGATGAAATGAAGATGTCTGATAGAACTTCAAGAGATAGTTTATATCAATTTTGCAAAGGGGTGGTCAAGCTATACAGCACGAAGTACTTGCGAAGGCCAACAAATAATGACATCATAAAGTTGTACCACGCACACAAAAGTAAACATGATTTTCCTGGAATGCTTGGTAGCACAGATTGTATGCGTAATTACCCTAACGCATGGCGAGGTCAATTTACTCGATGTGATCATGGTCATCCCACATTAATTCTAGAAGTCGTGGCATCAAACGATCTTTGG TCGGATGTTTTCAATGATATCATTAACGGTACAGGGCCTGATTCTAGGTTTTCGGTTTCAGGAGTAGAATACAAGCACGAGTGTAATCTAGCCGATGGAATATACCCAACATACGCAGTGATCGTTAAAACTATACCGTATCCAGAAGATgagaaaagaaagaaatttgCGAAATGTCAAGAATCTGCTAGATGTTGA